A single window of Bordetella genomosp. 11 DNA harbors:
- the phrB gene encoding deoxyribodipyrimidine photo-lyase has product MATLIWFRTDLRTQDNPALSAALSEGAAFALFMPAPGQWRRHGDAPIKIDFWSRNLAALATGLAALNVPLKFAAVQDWSEAPAALADFCRRHDIRSVHTNAEWGLNERRRDQAVAARLAGDGIAWTQHHGATLLPPGTILTGKGECYKVFTPYARVCRERLASAPPRPAPAPRAQAAMPAPADALPDARAMLGDAPPPTDDQRALWPAGEDAAQRRLDAFIDASLDDYQDKRDVPGVDGTSRLSPYLAAGVISPGACLRAALAANQGEIDSGRAGARTWITELLWREFYLHLLAAHPALSMHRPMRAETDAVPWREAQQDLRAWYEGRTGFPIIDAAMRQLAAIGWMHNRLRMMTAMFLSKNLLLDWRKGEAWFMSRLIDGDLASNNGGWQWSASTGTDAVPYFRVFNPETQSAKFDPDGRFLRRWLPELAELDNRSIHAPSDAQRQACGYPPRIVDLRESRLRAIEAYAGVSRGVTTR; this is encoded by the coding sequence ATGGCTACGCTTATCTGGTTCCGCACCGATTTACGCACACAGGATAATCCGGCACTTTCCGCCGCCCTCTCCGAGGGCGCGGCGTTCGCGCTGTTCATGCCCGCGCCCGGACAATGGCGGCGCCACGGCGACGCGCCGATCAAGATCGACTTCTGGTCGCGCAACCTGGCCGCGCTGGCGACGGGACTGGCCGCGCTGAACGTCCCGCTGAAATTCGCCGCCGTCCAGGATTGGTCGGAAGCGCCCGCGGCCCTGGCCGACTTTTGCCGCCGCCACGATATCCGTTCCGTGCACACCAACGCCGAATGGGGCCTGAACGAGCGCCGCCGGGACCAGGCCGTCGCGGCGCGCCTGGCCGGGGACGGCATCGCGTGGACGCAGCACCATGGCGCCACCCTGCTGCCGCCCGGCACCATCCTGACCGGCAAAGGCGAATGCTACAAAGTCTTCACGCCCTATGCCCGTGTATGCCGGGAACGGCTGGCGAGCGCGCCGCCCCGGCCCGCGCCGGCGCCGCGCGCGCAGGCCGCCATGCCCGCGCCGGCGGATGCCTTGCCCGACGCGCGCGCCATGCTGGGCGATGCCCCGCCGCCCACCGACGACCAACGCGCCTTATGGCCCGCCGGCGAGGATGCCGCGCAACGCCGGCTGGACGCCTTTATCGACGCATCGCTCGACGACTATCAGGACAAGCGCGACGTGCCGGGCGTGGACGGGACCAGCCGCCTGTCGCCCTATCTGGCGGCCGGGGTGATCTCGCCCGGCGCCTGCCTGCGCGCGGCCCTGGCGGCGAACCAGGGCGAAATCGATAGCGGCCGCGCGGGCGCGCGCACCTGGATCACGGAGCTGCTCTGGCGCGAGTTCTATCTGCACCTGCTGGCGGCCCACCCCGCGCTGTCGATGCATCGCCCCATGCGGGCGGAGACCGATGCGGTCCCCTGGCGCGAGGCGCAACAGGACCTGCGTGCCTGGTACGAGGGGCGCACGGGTTTCCCCATCATCGACGCGGCGATGCGCCAGTTGGCCGCCATCGGATGGATGCATAACCGCCTGCGCATGATGACCGCCATGTTCCTCAGCAAGAACCTGCTTCTGGACTGGCGCAAAGGGGAAGCGTGGTTCATGTCCCGCCTGATCGACGGCGACCTGGCGTCGAACAATGGCGGCTGGCAATGGAGCGCGTCCACGGGGACCGATGCCGTTCCCTACTTTCGCGTATTCAATCCGGAAACGCAGTCGGCCAAGTTCGATCCGGACGGACGCTTCCTGCGCCGTTGGCTGCCCGAACTGGCGGAGCTGGATAACCGCTCCATACACGCGCCGTCCGATGCGCAGCGCCAGGCTTGCGGCTATCCGCCCCGTATCGTCGATCTGCGCGAAAGCCGCCTGCGGGCGATCGAGGCCTATGCCGGCGTGTCGCGCGGCGTCACGACCCGGTAG
- a CDS encoding 2-dehydropantoate 2-reductase, with product MKILVVGAGAIGGYYGARLLQAGADVTFLVRPRRATLLRETGLRVKSSLGDYAGPVRTVTRDAVRPDYDLVLLSCKTYDLDAAIADIAPAMRGPAVLLPFLNGMSVYDALDGHYGRDRVLGGVAYIATMLEPDGAIRHFGSNDVVQVGARSPFARAIAEDFHALISRSPGNRAIAADIDQALWNKWVMLASGALMNCLMRGTLADILATRDGRALMRQAMEECSAVAAAEGHPLGDEETQRLSARLLDETSTWAASMMRDIGQDMPRLEADAIVGDMIVRAERHGLAVPLIRASYCNLQVYERQHAVGEGATAAAR from the coding sequence ATGAAGATACTTGTTGTCGGCGCCGGGGCTATCGGCGGTTATTACGGCGCGCGCCTGCTGCAGGCGGGCGCCGATGTGACGTTCCTGGTGCGGCCGCGCCGCGCCACGCTGCTGCGGGAAACCGGCTTGCGCGTAAAGAGCAGCCTTGGCGATTACGCGGGCCCGGTTCGCACCGTGACCCGCGATGCCGTACGGCCGGACTACGACCTGGTGTTGCTCAGCTGCAAGACCTATGACCTGGATGCGGCCATCGCCGATATCGCGCCCGCCATGCGCGGTCCGGCGGTTCTTCTGCCCTTCCTGAACGGCATGTCGGTCTATGACGCGCTCGACGGCCACTATGGACGCGACCGCGTGCTGGGCGGCGTGGCCTACATCGCCACCATGCTGGAGCCGGACGGCGCAATACGGCATTTCGGCAGCAACGATGTGGTGCAGGTCGGCGCCCGCTCGCCCTTTGCCCGGGCCATCGCCGAGGACTTTCACGCGCTGATCTCGCGCTCGCCCGGCAACCGCGCGATCGCGGCCGACATCGACCAGGCCTTGTGGAACAAATGGGTCATGCTGGCTTCCGGCGCCTTGATGAACTGCCTGATGCGCGGCACGCTGGCCGATATCCTGGCCACTCGCGACGGCCGCGCGCTGATGCGGCAGGCCATGGAAGAATGCAGCGCCGTGGCAGCCGCCGAAGGCCACCCGCTGGGGGATGAGGAGACGCAGCGCCTGTCCGCCCGCCTGCTGGACGAGACGTCGACGTGGGCGGCATCGATGATGCGCGATATCGGCCAGGACATGCCCAGGCTCGAAGCGGACGCCATCGTCGGCGACATGATCGTGCGCGCCGAACGCCATGGCCTGGCGGTGCCGCTGATCCGTGCGTCGTACTGCAATCTGCAGGTATACGAGCGCCAGCATGCCGTTGGCGAAGGCGCAACGGCGGCTGCCCGCTGA
- a CDS encoding biliverdin-producing heme oxygenase has translation MDVHASLRLATQSRHERLDSSLRIGSADAGYADYLAYLAALRGWLEPVETALWAREWPSSLQPELRQRKSARIEQDFEAARGLGVVVPPVPVCGQLPDIDRSRAYALGVMYVIEGSQLGGRMMAKRLQQAWPDRPFHYMEGYGPELGALWKAFTAFLRDEVRSQQEIDEAVAGACDAFDTLADWLQRQGQ, from the coding sequence ATGGACGTTCACGCTTCCTTACGCCTCGCCACGCAATCGCGCCACGAACGCCTGGACAGCTCCTTGCGTATCGGCTCCGCGGATGCCGGCTACGCGGACTATCTGGCGTATCTTGCCGCGCTGCGGGGCTGGCTGGAGCCTGTCGAGACCGCATTGTGGGCGCGCGAATGGCCGTCCTCGCTGCAGCCCGAACTGCGCCAGCGGAAGTCCGCCCGTATCGAGCAGGATTTCGAAGCGGCACGCGGCCTCGGCGTGGTTGTGCCGCCGGTGCCGGTTTGCGGCCAACTCCCGGATATCGACCGATCCCGCGCCTACGCTTTAGGCGTGATGTATGTCATCGAAGGGTCGCAATTGGGCGGTCGCATGATGGCCAAGCGCCTGCAGCAGGCCTGGCCCGACCGGCCGTTCCATTACATGGAAGGCTACGGCCCTGAACTGGGCGCGCTGTGGAAGGCCTTCACGGCTTTCCTGCGCGATGAAGTGCGCAGCCAGCAGGAAATCGACGAAGCCGTGGCTGGCGCCTGCGATGCTTTCGACACGCTGGCCGATTGGTTGCAGCGGCAGGGCCAGTAG